From one Synechocystis sp. PCC 6803 substr. PCC-P genomic stretch:
- a CDS encoding HAD family hydrolase — translation MANITVQGKTFTQIQALIFDKDGTLENSKVYLEKLTVARLALLEQGIPAANFGDRLAGAFGFDRSSAQLDPGGLMAVGSRRDNVIAAASYIAEQGYGWFQSLDIANQCFDQADRQIIANAHTCPMFPGVVDSLTLWQQQGVKIAILSAARQRSVERFIADHQLQSLVDVAKGSDQGLSKPDPALYLLTCRELGVKPEHTLMIGDAQGDITMAKGAHAQGAIAIHWPGYAQGNLVGTDATIADLQQIHCQP, via the coding sequence TTGGCTAATATCACCGTTCAAGGCAAAACTTTTACCCAGATCCAAGCCCTAATTTTCGATAAGGACGGCACTCTGGAAAATTCCAAGGTGTATCTGGAAAAACTCACCGTGGCTAGGTTGGCCCTATTGGAACAGGGAATACCAGCCGCAAACTTTGGCGATCGCCTGGCTGGGGCCTTTGGTTTTGACCGGAGCAGTGCTCAGTTAGATCCAGGGGGACTAATGGCGGTGGGCAGTCGTCGGGATAATGTTATTGCCGCCGCTAGCTACATTGCCGAACAGGGCTATGGCTGGTTCCAGAGTTTGGACATTGCTAACCAATGTTTTGACCAGGCCGATCGCCAAATTATTGCCAATGCCCATACCTGTCCCATGTTCCCCGGAGTAGTGGACAGCCTTACATTGTGGCAACAACAGGGGGTAAAAATTGCCATCCTTTCCGCCGCCCGCCAAAGGAGTGTGGAACGGTTCATTGCCGATCACCAATTGCAAAGCCTAGTGGATGTGGCTAAGGGGTCGGACCAAGGACTCAGTAAACCTGATCCAGCTTTATACCTTTTAACCTGCCGGGAGTTGGGCGTGAAACCGGAGCACACCTTGATGATTGGGGATGCCCAGGGGGATATCACCATGGCCAAAGGGGCCCATGCCCAAGGGGCGATCGCCATTCACTGGCCTGGTTATGCCCAGGGAAACCTAGTGGGGACCGACGCCACCATCGCCGATTTACAGCAAATTCACTGCCAGCCCTAA
- a CDS encoding class I SAM-dependent methyltransferase, which yields MQCRVCDSTRLDLAIDLGEQPWCNHFLTPAEVGQEPYYPLRVLYCQDCGTVQLDYTVKKEIMFGDHTYLSGVTKSLSDHFARVAQEVDERFFANTPGKSVLDIGSNDGTQLKHFQALGYDVLGVESSKTTAKIANDAGVPTLNDFFNLEVVEKLGRKFSAINAAGVFFHLEELHSVTEGIREALAEDGVFVVQFLYMKRIVENLAFDQIYHEHLLYYNLQTIEVLLNRHGLSMFDAYLAPIHGGSIVGFVTHQGKRQPTERLQAMRQSEIDEKSNDYQTYLDFAQRIETMKAENLAYLDEAKQAGKTVWGFGAPVKGNTLLNYFGIGTQYLDYLVEKNELRRGLVSPGMHIPLLIEKELTTLPDIYYVLAWNFKREILANNQHLIDQGVEFFFPVNPPDA from the coding sequence ATGCAGTGCCGTGTTTGTGATTCTACCCGTCTAGATTTGGCGATCGATTTGGGGGAACAACCCTGGTGTAACCATTTTCTCACCCCGGCGGAAGTGGGCCAGGAACCCTATTATCCCCTGCGGGTTTTATACTGCCAGGACTGCGGCACCGTGCAGTTGGACTACACAGTTAAAAAAGAAATCATGTTTGGGGACCACACCTATTTGTCCGGTGTGACCAAATCCCTCAGTGATCATTTTGCTCGGGTGGCCCAGGAAGTGGACGAACGCTTTTTTGCCAATACTCCCGGAAAATCCGTGCTGGACATTGGCTCCAACGATGGCACCCAACTAAAACATTTCCAAGCCTTGGGTTACGACGTACTGGGGGTGGAATCCTCCAAAACCACTGCCAAAATTGCCAACGATGCGGGGGTGCCCACCCTGAATGATTTTTTCAATTTGGAAGTAGTCGAAAAGTTAGGGCGTAAATTTTCCGCCATTAATGCGGCGGGCGTCTTTTTCCATCTCGAAGAACTCCATTCCGTAACGGAAGGTATTCGGGAAGCGTTGGCAGAAGATGGGGTATTTGTGGTGCAGTTTCTTTACATGAAACGCATTGTGGAAAACCTGGCTTTCGACCAAATTTACCACGAGCATTTACTGTACTATAATCTCCAAACCATCGAAGTGTTGCTCAATCGCCATGGACTGTCCATGTTTGATGCCTACTTAGCTCCTATCCACGGTGGTTCCATTGTCGGTTTTGTCACCCATCAAGGCAAACGGCAACCCACAGAACGGCTCCAGGCCATGCGCCAGTCGGAAATAGATGAAAAAAGTAATGATTACCAAACCTACCTTGATTTTGCCCAACGCATTGAAACGATGAAGGCAGAAAACCTGGCCTATTTAGACGAAGCTAAGCAAGCTGGTAAAACCGTTTGGGGCTTTGGCGCTCCGGTGAAGGGTAATACCTTGCTCAATTACTTTGGCATTGGTACCCAATATTTAGACTATTTGGTGGAAAAAAATGAGCTACGGCGGGGCTTGGTTTCTCCTGGTATGCACATTCCGCTTTTAATTGAAAAAGAGCTAACCACTTTGCCCGATATTTATTACGTTTTAGCGTGGAACTTTAAGCGGGAAATTTT